One genomic window of Myxocyprinus asiaticus isolate MX2 ecotype Aquarium Trade chromosome 5, UBuf_Myxa_2, whole genome shotgun sequence includes the following:
- the LOC127440937 gene encoding LOW QUALITY PROTEIN: DIS3-like exonuclease 2 (The sequence of the model RefSeq protein was modified relative to this genomic sequence to represent the inferred CDS: substituted 2 bases at 2 genomic stop codons), translating into MESSPKVKRTTKPKDGKGGQILPKSQKDAYSXLLNQHQNGKFRSYLQEFAKQQVQTENTSPSVSRPVNDVNRRGKANSESSYYGDSLPSPQSRQMADSSKCLYVDKLAHPVTCTEDWEMKSAVLEKHAKTELHKAALPKMLPSKQQQKRSENDMKASTSLVGSKEGDGQQLSGSCGEEQAKKRSKKKKSKGNMDKKPKEACVSEVEAIAAGNTPNKKAQAPVSKESLHQSEKDKKSKGGRVSWKQLFEQYMCTEDVSAGLKRGQLIQGVLKINPKKYKEAFVPSSDGSADIFLDGIPARNRALNGDIVVVKVLPPEQWKAINGDVNESSPANQNIAKAHDVIVEAHFNEDDEVISKMENVSLHVKAPAKHVIVSNTSGSSSEKAVQRTGKVVFIVEQKHSRAASGFLKFLPDKNFAMFSPVDHRVPRVNVPLADCPVDFITRLGDYENTLFICRITHWPADSNFAEGRLAKTLGQAGDIEPKTEGMLTEYDVDFSEFSEEVLGCLPQDLPWSIPACELSRRRDLRKDCIFTIDPATARDLDDALSCKQLSDGNFEVGVHIADVSYFVEEGNALDQIASXRATSVYLVQKVIPMLPRLLCEELCSLNPLTDRLTFSIIWKLSPDGKILSEWFGRSVICSCIKLSYDHAQSMIEAPDKSFSAEELPPCSPDHSISEIQEAVLNLHNIAKQLRSQRFEGGALRLDQLKLSFTLDKESSMPQGCYINQYRDSNKLVEEFMLLANIAVAHQIYRSYPELALLRRHPPPQTKMVDDLQEFCDQMGLNIDFSSSGALHRTLHQNLSDDEYTAARKEVLTHMCSRPMQMAVYFCTGALNDEKLFRHYALNVPLYTHFTSPIRRYADVIVHRLLAASLNCGPRFDLSGEDVHKQASHCNDRKTASKRVQELSSELFFGVFVKECGPLDSEAMVMGVLDQSFDVLVLRYGVQKRIYCKALEGLKTFHFRKVRKRPEMTLVWETDDPRKDFIQQEISIFTLLNVQLKADGALSKYSAVLKRPSDNTHS; encoded by the exons ATGGAGTCTTCACCCAAAGTAAAGAGAACCACTAAACCCAAAGATGGAAAAGGTGGACAAATTCTTCCCAAATCCCAGAAAGATGCGTACTCCTGACTTCTGAATCAGCATCAGAACGGAAAGTTTCGATCTTACTTGCAAGAGTTTGCGAAGCAGCAGGTGCAGACAGAGAACACGAGTCCATCAGTTAGCAGGCCTGTAAATGATGTGAACAGAAGAGGAAAAGCCAATTCAGAGTCATCTTACTACGGTGACAGCTTACCCTCTCCACAGAGTAGGCAGATGGCCGACTCTTCTAAATGTTTGTATGTGGACAAATTGGCCCATCCAGTCACATGCACTGAGGACTGGGAGATGAAATCAGCCGTGCTGGAGAAGCATGCCAAAACAGAGTTACATAAGGCTGCTCTGCCCAAAATGTTACCCTCCAAACAGCAACAGAAGAGAAGTGAAAATGACATGAAAGCCAGCACAAGTCTGGTGGGATCTAAGGAAGGTGACGGTCAGCAGTTGAGCGGTTCATGTGGGGAAGAACAAGCAAAGAAAAGATCAAAGAAGAAGAAATCAAAAGGGAATATGGACAAAAAACCGAAGGAGGCTTGTGTTTCTGAAGTTGAAGCCATTGCTGCTGGAAATACACCAAACAAAAAAGCTCAAGCTCCAG TTTCAAAAGAAAGTTTACACCAAAGTGAGAAGGATAAAAAGAGTAAAGGTGGCAGAGTGTCATGGAAGCAACTGTTCGAGCAATACATGTGCACAGAGGATGTGTCTGCAGGCCTAAAGAGAGGACAGCTCATTCAG GGAGTACTGAAAATAAACCCAAAGAAGTATAAGGAAGCTTTTGTCCCATCTTCT GATGGCTCTGCTGATATCTTTCTGGATGGGATTCCAGCTCGTAACAGGGCATTGAATGGAGACATTGTAGTGGTGAAAGTTCTCCCCCCTGAACAGTGGAAG GCAATCAATGGAGATGTTAATGAGAGCagtccagccaatcagaatataGCAAAGGCTCATGATGTCATAGTGGAGGCccattttaatgaagatgatgaggTGATCAGTAAAATGGAGAATGTCAGTCTTCATGTTAAAG CCCCTGCCAAACATGTAATTGTGTCCAACACTTCTGGATCAAGTTCAGAGAAAGCAGTGCAAAGGACTGGAAAG GTTGTGTTCATTGTTGAGCAGAAGCATTCAAGGGCTGCATCAGGCTTCCTCAAATTTCTCCCGGACAAGAATTTTGCCATGTTCTCTCCTGTGGACCATCGGGTACCGAGAGTTAACGTGCCTCTAGCAGACTGTCCTGTAGACTTTATCACCAGACTTGGAGACTATGAAAACACTCTCTTCATCTGTCGCATAACACACTGGCCCGCAGACAGCAACTTTGCTGAAGG GCGGCTTGCAAAAACATTAGGGCAAGCAGGTGATATAGAGCCAAAAACGGAAGGCATGCTGACTGAATATGATGTGGACTTCTCCGAGTTTTCAGAGGAGGTGCTGGGATGTCTTCCTCAAGATCTGCCCTGGAGCATCCCTGCCTGTGAGCTCTCGAGAAGAAGAGACCTCAG aaaagactGCATCTTTACGATTGACCCAGCTACAGCCAGAGATCTGGATGATGCTCTGTCCTGCAAACAGCTCTCGGATG GTAATTTTGAGGTTGGTGTTCATATAGCTGATGTGAGTTATTTTGTGGAGGAAGGAAATGCCTTGGATCAAATCGCCAGCTGAAGAGCCACAAGTGTGTATCTGGTTCAAAAG GTGATCCCCATGTTGCCTCGTCTCCTGTGTGAGGAGCTGTGCAGCTTGAATCCTCTGACAGATCGACTGACGTTCTCCATCATTTGGAAGCTTTCGCCAGATGGGAAG ATCCTAAGTGAGTGGTTTGGCcgctctgtcatctgttcctgcATTAAGTTGAGTTATGATCATGCTCAGAGCATGATTGAAGCTCCTGACAAGAGCTTCAGTGCTGAAGAGCTGCCACCCTGCTccccagaccactccatctctgAGATACAGGAGGCCGTCCTTAACTTACACAACATCGCCAAACAACTGCGGTCCCAGCGCTTCGAGGGCGGAGCTCTGAGGCTTGACCAG CTTAAGTTGTCTTTCACCCTGGATAAAGAGTCCAGCATGCCTCAGGGCTGTTACATCAATCAGTATCGCGACAGCAACAA ACTGGTAGAGGAGTTCATGTTGCTGGCAAACATTGCGGTGGCTCATCAGATCTACCGCTCGTACCCAGAGCTGGCACTGCTGAGGAGACACCCGCCACCTCAGACCAAGATGGTGGATGACCTGCAGGAGTTCTGTGATCAGATGGGCCTCAACATCGACTTCTCCTCATCTGGAGCACTGCAT AGGACTCTGCATCAAAATCTCAGTGATGATGAGTACACAGCAGCCAGGAAGGAAGTTCTCACTCATATGTGCTCCAGGCCGATGCAG aTGGCGGTGTATTTCTGTACTGGAGCGCTAAATGATGAGAAGCTCTTCCGTCACTACGCTCTGAACGTGCCTCTCTACACACACTTCACCTCCCCTATACGACGCTACGCTGATGTCATAGTGCACCGTCTACTGGCCGCCTCCCTCA ATTGTGGGCCACGTTTTGATCTCTCAGGGGAGGATGTTCACAAACAGGCGTCGCACTGCAACGATAGAAAGACTGCTTCAAAGAGAGTCCAAGAGCTGAGCTCTGAGCTTTTCTTTGGTGTCTTTGTGAAG GAGTGTGGTCCTTTGGACTCTGAGGCTATGGTCATGGGAGTCTTGGATCAGTCCTTTGATGTGCTGGTGCTTCGCTATGGAGTGCAGAAACGAATCTACTGCAAA